In the Carassius auratus strain Wakin chromosome 50, ASM336829v1, whole genome shotgun sequence genome, one interval contains:
- the LOC113066541 gene encoding von Willebrand factor A domain-containing protein 5A-like, with translation MCLFLSVSPDLNLFLPWLSLPVDTYAPLTDISKDTKHVEYGALSGARRVQTPASKQAKSKSLLGKLRQALSLNHDECAGVVSADVADSPMFLGSKGQDCYSVLDRAPRVRRAAPEPQKDLLLQLVSLQKASGCWDLDATLADVFGKTEDELTNQKPAQVDGSVWATLLALIWLYGCKIEQQVEWQFVAMKAASWIGSQKVGDLSQCVCAGNVLLGCQVTKETLGI, from the exons ATGTGTTTGTTCTTGTCTGTTTCTCCAGATCTGAATCTCTTCTTACCTTGGCTTTCTCTTCCTGTAGACACATATGCTCCTCTGACAGACATCTCTAAAGATACTAAGC atgttgaatACGGAGCCTTGTCTG GCGCTCGACGGGTTCAGACACCGGCATCTAAACAAGCTAAGTCTAAATCACTGCTGG GGAAACTGCGTCAAGCCCTGTCTCTTAATCATG ATGAGTGTGCTGGTGTAGTTTCGGCAGATGTAGCAGATTCCCCAATGTTTTTAGGCTCAAAGGGCCAGGATTGTTATTCAGTATTG GATCGTGCGCCCAGAGTAAGAAGAG cTGCACCTGAGCCCCAGAAGGATCTGTTACTGCAGCTGGTTTCTCTCCAAAAGGCGTCCGGCTGCTGGGATCTGGACGCCACACTGGCCGATGTGTTTGGGAAGACGGAGGAtgagctgaccaatcagaagccaGCACAG GTGGATGGGTCAGTATGGGCCACTCTCCTGGCTCTGATCTGGTTATACGGCTGTAAAATAGAGCAGCAGGTGGAGTGGCAGTTTGTGGCCATGAAGGCAGCGTCATGGATCGGCTCTCAGAAAG tgggtgatctgtctcagtgtgtgtgtgcggggaATGTCCTGCTCGGATGTCAGGTGACCAAAGAGACTCTGGGAATCTGA